A window of the Cannabis sativa cultivar Pink pepper isolate KNU-18-1 chromosome X, ASM2916894v1, whole genome shotgun sequence genome harbors these coding sequences:
- the LOC115717855 gene encoding pectinesterase, translating to MANNINNNLIRMYFSWFLVSLLITSSTFSLALSRDNMCKSTRFPSYCNTMLPNRDTDVHNFGRFSVLKSLSQSQKLLNWVETRLNHRNSADLSEPSLIRLLEDCRELLSSNIDLLTNSIIRKVNRTSNVLPTSEAEELQTSLSTVLTNLQTCSDELESTPSASSLKNDISEMISNDTKLHSLSLSLCTQGWVPIDMDTTPFWSRRHAVRRSGGRIPMKMSGLNRARLDEAFKHPRRSRQLPPSPPRRRTMRKVLQAGEDEEVTIKDVVVVSQDGSWNFTTINDAIAAAPNNSAASGGYFLIYVTSGVYEEYITIASNKKYLFLLGDGINQTIITGNHSVVDGWTTFNSATLAVTAVGFIAADLTIRNTAGPSKHQAVALRSGADLSTFYRCSFEAYQDTLYTHSQRQFYRECDIYGTVDFIFGNAAVVLQNCNIFPRLPNKGQFNAITAQGRIDPNQNTGTSIQNCTISPTADLAAANAAAAAGNGSFTKTYLGRPWKEYSRTVFMQSFIDGFLDPAGWREWSGDFALSTLYYAEYGNSGPGSNTSKRVNWTGYHLINATDAANFTVSTFLLGDVWLPQTGVPYSGGLI from the exons AtggctaataatattaataataacttgATAAGAATGTACTTCTCTTGGTTTCTCGTTTCTCTCCTAATTACCTCTTCAACTTTCTCACTGGCTCTCTCCCGAGACAACATGTGCAAATCCACCAGATTTCCTTCTTATTGCAACACAATGCTCCCAAATCGAGACACCGATGTCCACAATTTCGGCAGATTTTCGGTTCTAAAATCTTTGTCACAGTCTCAAAAGTTACTCAACTGGGTGGAGACTCGCCTCAACCACCGTAACTCAGCTGATCTGTCAGAACCATCCTTGATCCGGCTCTTGGAGGATTGCCGTGAGCTGCTCTCGTCAAACATTGACTTGTTAACGAACTCCATTATTCGAAAAGTCAACAGGACCAGTAACGTTCTTCCGACCTCGGAAGCTGAAGAACTCCAAACCTCGTTGAGTACTGTCTTGACCAACCTCCAAACATGCTCAGATGAACTCGAGTCCACACCATCGGCTTCTTCGCTCAAGAACGACATCTCGGAGATGATATCAAACGACACTAAGTTGCACAGCCTATCTCTCTCCCTCTGCACCCAGGGTTGGGTTCCCATAGATATGGACACGACGCCTTTTTGGTCCAGGCGACACGCCGTTAGGAGAAGTGGCGGAAGGATTCCTATGAAGATGTCGGGCCTTAACAGGGCTAGGTTGGatgaggcttttaaacatccgagGCGGTCCAGGCAGCTGCCGCCTAGTCCACCTAGGAGGAGGACGATGAGGAAGGTTCTTCAGGCTGGGGAGGATGAGGAGGTTACGATAAAGGACGTGGTGGTGGTTAGCCAGGACGGGAGTTGGAATTTCACCACCATTAACGATGCCATTGCTGCTGCACCAAATAACTCTGCTGCTTCGGGCGGGTACTTCTTAATATACGTGACATCCGGGGTTTATGAAGAGTACATAACGATTGCGAGTAACAAGAAGTATCTTTTCTTGCTTGGAGATGGCATTAACCAGACAATTATAACCGGGAACCACAGTGTGGTTGATGGTTGGACTACCTTCAACTCTGCAACTCTTG CTGTTACTGCGGTAGGCTTCATTGCAGCTGATTTGACGATCCGAAACACAGCAGGACCGAGCAAACATCAGGCAGTGGCGCTCCGAAGCGGCGCAGATCTTTCCACATTCTACCGCTGTAGCTTTGAAGCTTATCAGGACACTTTATACACTCATTCCCAAAGACAATTCTACAGAGAATGCGACATTTACGGAACCGTAGACTTTATATTTGGCAACGCAGCCGTCGTACTTCAGAACTGCAACATATTCCCAAGGCTTCCTAATAAGGGCCAGTTCAATGCCATAACCGCGCAAGGCCGAATCGACCCCAACCAGAACACAGGAACTTCCATCCAAAACTGCACCATTAGTCCCACTGCTGACTTGGCTGCTGCCAACGCCGCAGCTGCAGCCGGGAATGGATCGTTCACAAAGACTTACCTGGGAAGGCCGTGGAAGGAATATTCTCGAACTGTTTTCATGCAGTCCTTCATCGATGGCTTTCTTGATCCCGCTGGCTGGCGTGAGTGGAGTGGTGATTTCGCATTGAGTACTCTGTATTATGCAGAGTATGGTAACTCGGGTCCTGGGTCGAATACATCCAAACGAGTCAATTGGACGGGTTATCACCTCATCAACGCCACCGACGCCGCTAATTTCACGGTCTCCACTTTTTTGCTGGGTGATGTTTGGTTACCTCAAACGGGTGTGCCTTATAGCGGGGGTTTAATATGA
- the LOC115717750 gene encoding aspartyl protease AED3, with protein MNSMTISTFFFFFYFLSSHFISSYSASDPCACQSNSLLDLSVIPIYSKCSPFTTAKADSLVNTVINMASKDPQRLQYLSTLAAQKTTSAPIASGQQALHIGNYIVRAKIGTPGQLLFMVLDTSNDAAWAPCSGCTGCSSTTFSPNSSSTFSLLDCSVAQCTQVRGLSCPVTGTSPSPCVFNQSYGGDSSFSASLSHDSLRLAKDVIPNFAFGCVNSVSGGSVPPQGLLGLGRGPMSLLSQSGSLYSGVFSYCLPSFKSYYFSGSLKLGPMGQPKNIRTTPLLKNPHRPSLYYVNLTGVSVGRVLVNIAPEYLAFNPQTGSGTVIDSGTVITRFVEPVYAAIREEFRKQVKGPFSTLGAFDTCFEVNREELAPFITLHFTGMDLKLPLENSLIHSSAGTVACLAMAAGPTNVNSVLNVIANLQQQNLRILFDVANSRLGIARELCN; from the coding sequence ATGAACAGCATGACAATATccactttcttcttcttcttctacttcTTATCTTCTCATTTCATCTCCTCCTACAGTGCTTCTGATCCATGTGCCTGTCAGTCAAACAGCTTATTAGATCTCTCTGTCATACCCATCTACAGCAAATGCTCTCCTTTCACCACCGCAAAGGCTGACTCCTTAGTCAACACAGTCATCAACATGGCCTCAAAAGACCCGCAACGCCTTCAGTATTTGTCCACCCTTGCGGCCCAAAAGACCACCTCAGCCCCAATCGCTTCGGGCCAGCAGGCACTCCACATTGGTAACTACATAGTACGGGCAAAGATAGGCACCCCGGGGCAGCTCCTCTTCATGGTTCTCGATACCAGTAACGACGCAGCTTGGGCCCCATGTTCGGGCTGCACTGGCTGCTCATCAACAACTTTCTCTCCAAACTCATCTTCCACTTTTAGCCTATTAGATTGCTCTGTTGCTCAATGTACTCAGGTCCGTGGACTTTCTTGTCCGGTTACTGGTACATCCCCTTCCCCTTGTGTTTTTAACCAATCCTACGGTGGAGATTCCTCCTTCTCGGCCTCATTGTCCCATGATTCTTTGCGGTTAGCCAAAGATGTTATTCCCAATTTCGCTTTCGGATGCGTCAACTCCGTCTCTGGTGGGTCCGTTCCGCCACAAGGCTTGTTGGGCCTAGGTCGTGGGCCAATGTCATTGCTCTCTCAGTCCGGTTCACTCTACTCCGGAGTATTCTCCTACTGCTTGCCCAGCTTCAAATCCTATTACTTCTCTGGGTCGCTCAAACTCGGCCCAATGGGCCAGCCCAAGAACATCCGGACCACCCCATTACTCAAAAACCCTCATCGACCATCCCTTTACTATGTCAACCTTACAGGAGTTAGCGTGGGACGGGTCCTGGTCAACATAGCCCCAGAATACCTAGCATTTAACCCGCAAACCGGATCCGGAACCGTAATAGACTCGGGTACGGTTATAACCCGGTTCGTGGAACCAGTTTACGCGGCGATAAGGGAGGAGTTTAGGAAACAAGTGAAGGGACCGTTCTCAACGCTAGGAGCGTTCGACACGTGTTTTGAAGTGAATAGAGAAGAGCTGGCACCGTTCATAACGCTTCACTTTACTGGGATGGACCTGAAGCTGCCACTGGAGAACAGCTTGATACACAGCAGCGCCGGGACGGTGGCATGCCTGGCGATGGCGGCGGGACCGACGAACGTGAACTCTGTGCTGAACGTGATCGCTAATTTGCAGCAGCAGAATCTGAGGATATTGTTTGATGTGGCCAATTCTCGTTTGGGCATTGCCCGTGAGCTTTGTAATTAA